The region TACCATGCCACGCAGAGATTCACGTTTCTGTAAATAGGCTTCAAGGTTGCGCTGCCATTCATTTTTGACAGCGAGGGGGACCTTGGCAAAGCCGTAGCCGGGTAAGTCGACAAGTCGTTGGCGGCCGGTATCATCGAGAACGAAAAAGTTTAATAACTGGGTTCGCCCAGGCGTTTTACTGGTTTTTGCCAGTTTTTTGTTTTCTGTGAGTCGGTTTATGGCGCTGGATTTACCGGCATTCGAGCGACCGGCAAATGCAACCTCAGCCCCAGAATCATCAGGGCAATGCATAAGGCCAGGAGAGCTTTTTAAATAGCTGGCGCGGCGGTAGTTTAATGTGGGGCTGGAATCCATAGTATGTCCGAAAAATTGCTCTTGCAGTGACGGATTGGGTCAATAATTGGCCCGATCGCTGACTAGTTGTGTATAATGCCGCAGTTTTTGTGCGGGCTTACTTTAAGCATTTGATAGACTCTCACTAACCAATTTGTAGTATAGATCGCTTAAACTCGGAGACGTAGAACATGCATAAATGGCCTTTGGTTGTACTATTTTTGTTGTCTAGCGTGTCAGCCGGCGCTGCCGAGCAGACGATTGTAGATCGTTACAAGGCATCCTGCTATGCCTGCCACGGTTTTGGTGTAAATGGGGCACCAAAAACTGGTGTTGCTGCAGACTGGGCGCCACGGTTGGAAAAAGGTATGGAGACACTGGTAAAGCACGCTGATGAAGGCTTTAGCACTATGCCACCAAAAGGCCTTTGCTTTGACTGTAGTGCAGATGAATTTAAAGCCTTGATTGAATATATGGCAACGCCGCAATCTTAGGCCGACAGCAATAGACTTATCTTGATTAAAGAGCATGTAATAATGAATAAACCACTACTAGTAATGATTGCCTCACTCATGTTTGCGGGCTCAGCCGTGGCTTTAGAGGGTGATGCGGCAGCCGGAAAATCAAAAACGGCTGCATGTGCGGCTTGTCATGGTGCTGATGGTAATAGCTCCGCTCCAACCTTCCCATCGTTAGCGGGTCAAGGTGAGCGCTATTTAGCCAAGCAAATACACGATATTAAATCTGGAGCACGTCCTGTTCCTATGATGGCGGGTCAAACAGATCATTTGTCTGATCAAGATATTGCCGATATCGCTGCATTTTATGCCAGTAAAACCGCGAATACAGGCCAAGCAGATCCTGCACTGGTAGAGAAAGGCGCGGCAATTTATCGTGGTGGTATTGCTGATCGTAACATACCTGCATGTGCAGCTTGCCACTCTCCTACTGGGCATGGCATGGCGGCGGCAGGCTTCCCAGCTTTGGCGGGTCAGCATGCTGACTACACGATCGCCCAGCTAAACGCGTTCCGTGCGGCGGCAGATGGCCGCGAAGGTCGAGCAAATGATGGCGAAGCTCAAACTATGCGCTCAATTGCTTTTAAAATGAGTGACTCAGAAATAGAAGCTGTTGCTAGCTTTATTCAAGGCCTACATAAGTAAAGAAGGCAGGCTGAGTTCAAAAAGGCGGCTTTGGCCGCCTTTTTTATTTCCGTAAACTTCTTTGGCTCTATTTATTTATAGCGGCGATAGATGAAAAGTTGCCGTATAGTAAAGAGTGATAGATCGGAATTATTGTGCTTTAGTATG is a window of Zhongshania aliphaticivorans DNA encoding:
- the yihA gene encoding ribosome biogenesis GTP-binding protein YihA/YsxC; protein product: MDSSPTLNYRRASYLKSSPGLMHCPDDSGAEVAFAGRSNAGKSSAINRLTENKKLAKTSKTPGRTQLLNFFVLDDTGRQRLVDLPGYGFAKVPLAVKNEWQRNLEAYLQKRESLRGMVLMMDIRHPLTDFDQQMVSWATKSAMPLHILLTKSDKLKRGPASATLLSVRKNLADYGDLISVQLFSAQNGDGLQALRSKLDQWLDVLSEENAEYTETIAPENDIKE
- a CDS encoding c-type cytochrome; protein product: MHKWPLVVLFLLSSVSAGAAEQTIVDRYKASCYACHGFGVNGAPKTGVAADWAPRLEKGMETLVKHADEGFSTMPPKGLCFDCSADEFKALIEYMATPQS
- a CDS encoding c-type cytochrome produces the protein MNKPLLVMIASLMFAGSAVALEGDAAAGKSKTAACAACHGADGNSSAPTFPSLAGQGERYLAKQIHDIKSGARPVPMMAGQTDHLSDQDIADIAAFYASKTANTGQADPALVEKGAAIYRGGIADRNIPACAACHSPTGHGMAAAGFPALAGQHADYTIAQLNAFRAAADGREGRANDGEAQTMRSIAFKMSDSEIEAVASFIQGLHK